Part of the Palaemon carinicauda isolate YSFRI2023 chromosome 8, ASM3689809v2, whole genome shotgun sequence genome is shown below.
tatatatatatatatatatatatatatatatatacatatatatatatatattttattttctttttgtacttttttttagttttcagtttttattttttttttcattttttttttcacagcactaaactgcaaTGGTCTTCTCCTTATATAACGCGAACGccttaataatagtattgatggtCGTTCCTCTGATGATGTTCCCTTCTTGGTCCTCCCTTGTTGTACTGCCGATGCTCTTCCTTTCTGggtccttgattgtactgccgATGTTCCCATCGATTGTACTGCCGTTGTTGGTTCCACTGCTCTGGCTGATGCCTTGGTGGCTCCTGGTGATGCCACTGGCCACCATGCCTTTCCCATTGATCATTTTCCTTCTGATGGCGTAGCTCTTCATCATAATCTCTTCGGTTGCTTTCGTCCGCCAGAATCAATTTAGCATTAACCACCTTTTTGTACTTCTTCTCGAATGCTTCCTGTAGGAATTCGGGTTTGTCCCGATGTCTGTCTGGGTGGAACATCATGGACAAGGCCCTGAAGGATTTTATGATTTCTGCCTTTGTGGCTGTCTGTTCCAAACCCAGAACCTCATAGTGACCCTTGTCTTCCCACTGCTTCTGTAGTGCTTTAGTATCGTCTATGATTTTTAAGAAATTCTCAGATTTCTTTAGTTTCACCGTTTCGAAGTCCTTCAGGGCAGCGTCGAAAATGCCAAGTTTAACGAGGTGCCTTCCTCGTAACATGAACGCTTTCCACCCTTTAAGACCTTTCTCTATAGCCTTGGAACAGTCTAATACAATATCCAAATCATGAGGCGTCTCAGTGGCTGCGTTCGCTTCAGCACGAAGGAAATGGAGAAGAGCTGTTTCTTCTTCGTTGTCCGTCTTCATGGTCAAGGCCTCGGTGAAAATATTTAACGCCTCTTTGGGCGTGTTACTCATCTGCGCAAATAATCCAGCCATCAATAATCTTCGCCTCTCATGTTCATCCTTATTATCAGTGTTAGGAATTTCTGGCTTAGCTTTCAGTTTCTCCTTTTCTATCTTCAATTCGTTaacttcacttttcaatttatttagttGCTCTGTTTTCTTACTCTGCGCCCTCTTCAGttcttcattttcagttttaaactCTTCCACAATCTTTTTCTCTTGCAGTATATCAAGGTCTTTTATTTTGCACACAAATTCCAGTTTGTCATAGTCACGCAGCAAATCAGCTTTCTGTTCGTCCTTTTCGTTCTTGAGTTCTTCAACTTTAAGTTttaaattattaacttgttccgtttcctcactcagtgctttcttgctttgctcattttcctgtttgagaattttcaccaaattttcatgttccttcattctaaggtcttttccgacgcattcagattcaagtttcttcttttcttccttcagttcttcaacttcccgtttcaaattattaacttgttccgtttcctcactcagtgctttcttgctttgctcattttcctctgagaattttcaccaaattttcatgttccttcattctaaggtcttttccgacgcattcagattcaagtttcttcttttcttccttcagttcttcaacttcccgtttcaaattattaactttttccgtttcctcactcagtgctttcttgctttgctcgttttcctctttgagaattttcaccaaattttcatgttccttcattctaaggtcttttccgacgcattcagattcaagtttcttcttttcttccttcagagtttcaacttcaagtttcaaattattaactttttCCGTTTCCccactcagtgctttcttgctttgctcattttcctgtttgagaattttcaccaattttcatgttccttcattttaaggtcttttccgacgcattcagattcaagtttcttCTTTTCATCCTTCAATTCATCAACATCACGtttcaatttgtttatttgttccgttttctcattttcatttttcttaatttcttcattctttacTTTAAGAATCTCCAACAAAGTTTCCAGTTCTTTCATCCGAAGGATTTTTTCGACGCATTCAGCTACCAGTTTCTGATATTCAGATGCCTTCTCAAATGTCATCTTTTCTTGAGTCTCTTTCGCTCTATTCAATTCATCTACAATACTTCTCGGTTCATTTAGTTGCCCATGTAACTTATTATTTTCATCCTCAAGATTTTGCAAGAAAGTAGTCCGATCTTCGTCTTCCATTTTGAGTTCCAATAGATCGCATCCATTTTCCATTTCTGGAACATATTCTTCAAGAGAGTTGTTGTCCACATCGTTTCCAGCCATCCTCCTTCGAGCTAGCGTAATTCCGCCGAAAATGACGGAAGCAGCAGCTACTATGCCGATGTAAAAGTTCTGGTTTCCATTCGAAACGACTTCCTTCATTTCTCCCAAGTCAAATTCGGagagaagcttgccaacgaaccacgttgatttcaattcatctttgaatcttaaAGCTTCTCTCTCCATCTGGTGCAATCCcagttcgcaccgctgtagttcctcgcGGGCTTTCCACCAGCCCCCTATCCAAGGACAGTGCTGCagccacctgccgaggaatccatcctgagaggcgactgcccGGCAATCTTCaaagcgcggcgcctctgggagtagccacgaaaaccatttgaagatccacgactcctggagagttcgcagctgtccctgaagttgtACCGTCATGTCCTCGCATGCAAGATTCTGCTCCAGAAGGGCCGAACCTGCCTGTTGAGGCCAGTTGAATCTTCCTGTAAGATTTCTGATGATATCCATCCACATTCCGCTCACTTTGTTTGCTTTGAAAATCATATTCAATGATGCAGATCCTGAGCGTGTATTAGCTATATTTTCAGGAAAGTGTTCATGGCACTAAACGTTCCCGCCGGAGACTTCAGAATTCCTGAAGACATTTAGAATCATCAA
Proteins encoded:
- the LOC137644793 gene encoding dnaJ homolog subfamily C member 3-like, with translation MSKENEQSKKALSEETEQVNNLKLKVEELKNEKDEQKADLLRDYDKLEFVCKIKDLDILQEKKIVEEFKTENEELKRAQSKKTEQLNKLKSEVNELKIEKEKLKAKPEIPNTDNKDEHERRRLLMAGLFAQMSNTPKEALNIFTEALTMKTDNEEETALLHFLRAEANAATETPHDLDIVLDCSKAIEKGLKGWKAFMLRGRHLVKLGIFDAALKDFETVKLKKSENFLKIIDDTKALQKQWEDKGHYEVLGLEQTATKAEIIKSFRALSMMFHPDRHRDKPEFLQEAFEKKYKKVVNAKLILADESNRRDYDEELRHQKENDQWERHGGQWHHQEPPRHQPEQWNQQRQYNRWEHRQYNQGPRKEEHRQYNKGGPRREHHQRNDHQYYY